The Lentimicrobiaceae bacterium genome segment ACTCCCTGCAAGTCTATATCGATGGTTAGCTGTACGTCGTAGCCGTCTTTCGGGTCAATATCATTGATTTCGCTGACGGGTCTCCATTTCAGTCCGGGTATTCTGCGGTATAATCGCTTGCCATCTATTCCTTCCAAATAATTATTAAACGAACCTTCAATTCCTCTTGTAAGCTCTTTTCTTTCGGGAGTGTAGTAGCCTATCAATCCGATTGCCATGTTGTCGTATGGATAAAGCCTTTTGGTTGTTTGCTCCAAAATTATTCCGCCTTTGTATTTTCCCAAATTAAAGAGCGGAAACTTCTTTACATCATTGGCTTCGTCAACGCTTAAATCTCGGCGCAACAGAAGGTATCTGTTGCCTAATGCTCTGTATTTTTGTATGGTATCTTTCAGCGATTTCCTTTTGCTTTTGTAATCACTGCGATAATAATTTTCGAAAGCTTTGCACAAATCGTCCAAATATAAATCGTAGCTACTGCTATCGGGCGACATGGCATCAAATCTTAAGTCGTAATAAAAATCGGAAGTAGCTAATAGCTTGTTGTTTCTGTCGAAGATATTGCCTCTATCACCTTCTACCGGAAAATATTTGTAAGTAACACTCTTATTTTCGTTTCTAAGGTCGTCGCCTTCAACGAATTGTATTTTTATTATTCTGCCAATAATTACTAAGCTCAACAGTAAAAAAGAGACATAGATAACTATGACCCTGCCGGGTTTTACAATCATGTCATCGTCTCTTTTGTTAGTTGCCATCGTTGATATATATTTTTAAAGGTGGAGTTATCATCTCTTCAAGTTCAAGTTCCTTAGCTCTTCTGACAACTTCCGAACGTTCGGTAAGTCGGGTTAGCTTGGTTTTAGTAGTTATGTAGTCGAAACGTAACTCCTTAATATTTCTTTTAGTTTCATTTATTTCAATTGCCACCTTATTGGCACTGTTATAGTTGAAAATGAGAATAATGCACAGCACAAACACATAAATGGTAAAAGGCACCCACTTTTTAATATCGCTCTCTTCAATAAAAACACCGACCAATATTCTTCGTGCAACAAGCAAAGCCT includes the following:
- a CDS encoding FtsL-like putative cell division protein → MSRKLKNEFKQAQQEQAANAEREQGENKPSKALLVARRILVGVFIEESDIKKWVPFTIYVFVLCIILIFNYNSANKVAIEINETKRNIKELRFDYITTKTKLTRLTERSEVVRRAKELELEEMITPPLKIYINDGN